A window of Phragmites australis chromosome 15, lpPhrAust1.1, whole genome shotgun sequence genomic DNA:
CTTGTCCTAAAATTTTTCTTCCTTGAACTCCGAGAGGATCTGCAGAAAATAGAACACATTTACTCAACAGATCATGTAATTAAATGAGAATTATCGACTTGATTTTTCTGCCATGAGAATATAATGATATGCCAAGAAATTCTATACAAAAAAAGAGAAGGTAATCAGTTACCTTGTTCGCCCACAAACAAGGTTCAGAATAATACCTTGGTTCACTTGAATTACTTCCTTGTTGCTCAAAATTTCCAATGTTTCTGAAGTCATATTTCTGACATCACACCCGATTAATAGAGGAGCCTGAAGCATACCAGTGCACAAGGACTTTTTAGCAATTAACACATTAGAAGATCCTTTTTTTCGCATCTGAAGGAAATATTAGGAAGTGGAGAAATCGATACAAGTAATAACACTTGTGTAACCTGTATTATGCGATAATATTACAAGTTAAAGAACAGATCTAATTAAATTCCTACCGCTGTCATGAGAGCACTAAAACATGGCATAGTAAAAGAGTTTAGTCTAAAGCTACAGTGTTCCAggagatattttttaaaaactctTCAGTTTGCCCATATACACAAGTGCCCTATAAATAAGTGAAGCAGTAAATGAAATGTGATCATACAAAATTGACCCAACCCTAGTAAGTGCTTACCTTCATGAGAGCCCAGATGCTAAAATGAGAGCGATACTCTGCAAAGGTCATGCCACCATTTCCTACCTCCAGCATATCTGGGTCTGCAAAAAAAAACAGCGGTCGAATAATAGTATACAGTATTTTAACAGTCTCTGAAAGCACATAAAATTGTTGATATCTTGTACTCCTCGCTAACACTATTACCATTCCAGCCACCAGGTCCAGCATATGACGCCCACTTGTTATTCTTATCAGCAATGTCTGTCATGCTTATTTTCACCAGATACATAGATTATAGATAAGTCAGCATGAGAGCCCATCAACATaactctatattcttttttcaACATAACTGTATATTCCTTTTTTGGGGGAAAGAGCATGAGTCACCTTTTCCACGTATCCACTATGTCATCTGTTGTACGCCAACTATTGCCAACTTTTCCAGCCCATAAAGCTGGATCATCCTGGCCCCTAAGATAGAATAGGATGATAGCACATCACACACATCTGAACTCAACAAGATAGGAGGTTGAGCATGACATGTAGCAGTAGCAAAGGAACCTACCATTCGCATAGAGAGTAGAATATCTGGCGCCCCGTTGAATTTAGAGCATCACGCATAGGAGGATACCTGCGAGTATGACATCATTAAACAAATTTTAGCACTACAGGTTAAGGTCATATGTGTTATAAACTGTGGCTGACACTAAGGGAAGACATGTGAGTCTTCATACCTTTTCTGAGGCTTTATTCCCAAATTGTAACAGTTGTCATACTTCAAGTAGTCAACGCCCTGAAAATAAATTTCAGTATTCATGTACAATGAATTAGTacaattatatgcatgttttatgACAGTTCAACATAGTTCAAGACACAAATAGGTAACTTGCTATTAACATTTAGATCAATATTGTGCAGGAACTATTTATACATTAATAGTTCAGTTAATGCTTCTTGCACATACCCATGATGCGAAGAGATCTGCATCGTCTTTTTCATGAAAGAGTGAACCAGGTCGAACTTGACAAGTAGATACCCTGAAAGAGTTAACTAGTTATACTTTTTGGTTACTGGAATTATTATTGACGATGCTAAACTAGCATACAGAACCAGATATTCAAATCATCTAAAATTGGGATGTCCACTTACCCAGCATCAGAGTATATCCCAAGTTTTAGGCCTTTCCCGTGCACATAGTCTGCAAGAGCTTTGATGCCAGAAGGGAAAGTCTTCGGATCAGGTAGCAATTGATCCTACATGTACAGGAAAGATATATAAGAAACTGTACAGATAAAGTGATGATGCATATATTAGGATAAATCAATTTCGTGAGCTAGAGTATTAATCCATCCGAGATGTGGCACATAGAAAGAATGTGTTCGAATTTGCAACATAAGATCATTTTGCTTAGAATAAAGTGGATCAAGACTATGTTCAAATTTACAGAAAACTACAATTTAAAAAGAAACAAGGCTTATGGAAAACTTACAAGAAAATAAGTAAATAACAGAGCTGTTTGAACAAGAGTATGTTGTATGAACAATATTGCACAGATTATGAAAGGTTTGGAGCACAATGTAGAGTTCTTTTGTGTGTATAAAATCAGTAAAAATAAGATAGGTACATAAGCATGTGGAAGTATTTCCATTTAGATTGCATACACAGAAGTCCGGTTTTCATTGAAACCAGGAAAAttcattgtatttttttagtgaagtataTAAAAGAAGACATTCGgcaagtgcaaaaaaaaaaaaaaatgcatcactcaAGCATGAAGGTTAAACTTACGAATGATGAAAAAAGCCAAAACAAAATACACATATTAACAACCTAACTGATTTCAGGACAGGTATCAGCATACAAAGGGACAAAGCATTTGAGAAATCATGGATTAAAAGCAGCAAAGatactctcttttttctttttggaaaactGCGGCAGGAGATACTCATTACCTTCTTTCCTCTTATCACATAGGACCAACAATCATCTGAAGAAGGAAGCAACAAAAAATTGATAAGATAAACAAAATAGTTCCTAAAACCAACAATACGTAGTATTGAGCCAAGTGGTGTACCGATATTTACA
This region includes:
- the LOC133892780 gene encoding alpha-galactosidase 3 isoform X1, with product MEVPPRLPVLLLLLIAVVPVLLLSPAAAARVAPRRRIEPLATAALRRLYDTSNYGKLQLNNGLALTPQMGWNSWNFFACNINETLIGETADALISTGLADLGYNHVNIGTPLGSILRIVGFRNYFVYLINFLLLPSSDDCWSYVIRGKKDQLLPDPKTFPSGIKALADYVHGKGLKLGIYSDAGVSTCQVRPGSLFHEKDDADLFASWGVDYLKYDNCYNLGIKPQKRYPPMRDALNSTGRQIFYSLCEWGQDDPALWAGKVGNSWRTTDDIVDTWKSMTDIADKNNKWASYAGPGGWNDPDMLEVGNGGMTFAEYRSHFSIWALMKAPLLIGCDVRNMTSETLEILSNKEVIQVNQDPLGVQGRKILGQGKYGCREVWAGPLSGNRLAVALWNRCSETGNITMKLPAVGLDGSSAYSVRDLWKHETLSENVVGTFGAQVDVHDCKMYIFTPAVSVSSS
- the LOC133892780 gene encoding alpha-galactosidase 3 isoform X2 codes for the protein MEVPPRLPVLLLLLIAVVPVLLLSPAAAARVAPRRRIEPLATAALRRLYDTSNYGKLQLNNGLALTPQMGWNSWNFFACNINETLIGETADALISTGLADLGYNHVNIDDCWSYVIRGKKDQLLPDPKTFPSGIKALADYVHGKGLKLGIYSDAGVSTCQVRPGSLFHEKDDADLFASWGVDYLKYDNCYNLGIKPQKRYPPMRDALNSTGRQIFYSLCEWGQDDPALWAGKVGNSWRTTDDIVDTWKSMTDIADKNNKWASYAGPGGWNDPDMLEVGNGGMTFAEYRSHFSIWALMKAPLLIGCDVRNMTSETLEILSNKEVIQVNQDPLGVQGRKILGQGKYGCREVWAGPLSGNRLAVALWNRCSETGNITMKLPAVGLDGSSAYSVRDLWKHETLSENVVGTFGAQVDVHDCKMYIFTPAVSVSSS